A genomic segment from Propioniciclava sp. MC1595 encodes:
- a CDS encoding peptidylprolyl isomerase, whose amino-acid sequence MILRRLAAASAVLVLLATAGCATTPPQGLNQTRQTPRAPGEGPETVTCTYRPGGTPAKPVDPPNGTDVPAKGTATVTIDLGDAKVVATLDREAAPCTVNSFESLAAQGYYDGSECHRLSTTGIFILQCGDPTGTGRGGPGYTYDDELGQTRTYPAGTLAMANAGPNTNGSQFFFVFEDTPLPPNYTVFGHLDEASNQVIADRAFQGHDAQYPDGTGKPNLPTVIRSVVSG is encoded by the coding sequence GTGATCCTCCGCCGCCTCGCCGCCGCCTCCGCCGTCCTCGTCCTGCTCGCCACCGCCGGGTGCGCGACGACCCCGCCGCAGGGGCTGAACCAGACCCGGCAGACGCCCAGGGCGCCCGGCGAGGGCCCCGAAACGGTCACCTGCACCTACCGGCCGGGCGGCACGCCCGCGAAGCCGGTCGACCCGCCGAACGGCACCGACGTCCCCGCCAAGGGCACCGCCACGGTGACCATCGACCTCGGCGACGCGAAGGTCGTCGCCACGCTCGACCGCGAGGCCGCCCCCTGCACGGTGAACTCCTTCGAGAGCCTCGCCGCGCAGGGCTACTACGACGGCTCCGAGTGCCACCGGCTGTCCACCACCGGCATCTTCATCCTGCAGTGCGGCGACCCGACGGGTACCGGCCGGGGCGGCCCCGGCTACACCTACGACGACGAGCTGGGCCAGACCCGGACGTACCCCGCGGGCACCCTCGCGATGGCGAACGCCGGCCCCAACACCAACGGCTCGCAGTTCTTCTTCGTCTTCGAGGACACGCCGCTCCCGCCCAACTACACGGTGTTCGGCCACCTCGACGAGGCCAGCAACCAGGTCATCGCCGACCGGGCGTTCCAGGGCCACGACGCCCAGTACCCCGACGGCACCGGCAAGCCCAACCTGCCGACCGTGATCCGGTCGGTGGTCAGCGGCTGA
- the pgm gene encoding phosphoglucomutase (alpha-D-glucose-1,6-bisphosphate-dependent), translated as MVHARAGQLALPEDLTDIDALIAAYYDLVPDPGNPDQMVVFGTSGHRGSSLRTAFNEAHIAATTQAIIEYRAGQGITGPLFIGKDTHGLSLPAWKTALEVLHAHGVDVRAEREDEYTPTPAVSRAIIVFNRDHSGPRADGIVVTPSHNPPTDGGFKYNPPHGGPADSDATSVIAKRANELMADWTSIKRTPYEQIAGEITRHDYRTPYCEDLANIINLDAIRGAGLNIGADPMGGAAVQYWEYIADTLDIGLSVVNRVVDPAWPFMTLDWDGKIRMDCSSPHAMASLINNRDSYDLSTGNDADADRHGIVTPDAGLMNPNHYLAVAIQYLFSHRDGWDPGAGIGKTLVSSSMIDNVARKLGKTLVEVPVGFKWFVPGLSDGSIGFGGEESAGASFLTLDGKTWTTDKDGIILDLLASEILAVTGKTPSQHYAELEAEFGKTAYARIDAPANREQKAKLGKLSPADVTATELAGEAIVAKMTEAPGNGASIGGLKVVTENAWFAARPSGTEDVYKIYAESFKGSEHLAQVQKEAKEVVDAVLG; from the coding sequence ATGGTTCACGCACGCGCCGGGCAGTTGGCACTGCCAGAAGACCTCACCGACATCGACGCCCTCATCGCGGCCTACTACGACCTGGTCCCCGACCCGGGCAACCCCGACCAGATGGTCGTGTTCGGCACGTCCGGTCACCGCGGCTCCTCGCTCAGGACCGCCTTCAACGAGGCCCACATCGCCGCGACCACGCAGGCGATCATCGAGTACCGCGCGGGCCAGGGCATCACCGGCCCGCTGTTCATCGGCAAGGACACCCACGGCCTGTCGCTCCCCGCCTGGAAGACGGCGCTGGAGGTCCTCCACGCCCATGGCGTGGACGTCCGCGCCGAGCGTGAGGACGAGTACACCCCGACCCCGGCCGTCTCGCGCGCGATCATCGTGTTCAACCGCGACCACTCCGGCCCCCGCGCCGACGGCATCGTGGTCACGCCGTCGCACAACCCGCCGACCGACGGCGGCTTCAAGTACAACCCGCCGCACGGCGGCCCGGCCGACAGCGACGCCACCTCGGTGATCGCCAAGCGGGCCAACGAGCTGATGGCGGACTGGACGTCGATCAAGCGGACGCCCTACGAGCAGATCGCCGGCGAGATCACCCGCCACGACTACCGGACGCCCTACTGCGAGGACCTGGCCAACATCATCAACCTGGACGCCATCCGCGGCGCCGGGCTGAACATCGGGGCCGACCCCATGGGCGGCGCCGCCGTGCAGTACTGGGAGTACATCGCCGACACGCTGGACATCGGCCTCTCGGTGGTCAACCGCGTGGTCGACCCCGCGTGGCCGTTCATGACCCTGGACTGGGACGGCAAGATCCGCATGGACTGCTCCAGCCCGCACGCGATGGCGTCGCTGATCAACAACCGCGACTCCTACGACCTGTCGACCGGCAACGACGCGGACGCCGACCGGCACGGCATCGTGACCCCCGACGCGGGACTCATGAACCCGAACCACTACCTGGCGGTGGCCATCCAGTACCTGTTCAGCCACCGCGACGGCTGGGACCCGGGCGCGGGCATCGGCAAGACCCTGGTCTCCAGCTCGATGATCGACAACGTGGCTCGCAAGCTGGGCAAGACGCTGGTCGAGGTGCCGGTGGGCTTCAAGTGGTTCGTGCCAGGCCTCTCCGACGGCTCGATCGGCTTCGGCGGCGAGGAGTCGGCGGGCGCGTCGTTCCTGACGCTGGACGGCAAGACGTGGACGACCGACAAGGACGGCATCATCCTCGACCTGCTGGCCTCCGAGATCCTGGCCGTCACCGGCAAGACCCCGAGCCAGCACTACGCCGAGCTCGAGGCCGAGTTCGGCAAGACCGCGTACGCGCGCATCGACGCGCCGGCGAACCGGGAGCAGAAGGCCAAGCTGGGCAAGCTCTCCCCCGCCGACGTGACGGCCACCGAGCTGGCCGGCGAGGCCATCGTGGCGAAGATGACCGAGGCCCCCGGCAACGGGGCGTCCATCGGTGGGCTGAAGGTCGTGACCGAGAACGCGTGGTTCGCCGCGCGCCCGTCGGGCACGGAGGACGTCTACAAGATCTACGCCGAGTCCTTCAAGGGCTCCGAGCACCTCGCGCAGGTGCAGAAGGAGGCCAAGGAGGTCGTGGACGCCGTCCTCGGCTGA
- a CDS encoding F0F1 ATP synthase subunit epsilon: protein MAFDSTPLRVEVVSAEGLIWEGDAVQVIARTTEGDIGIMANHEPFLGILVPGAAEVFTTEGKREVVAVDGGFMSVSDNRVSLLNGYARMAREISLPEAESELAKAQLALEEGDVSTETMQHYHRASAQVRAAQKAAGRN, encoded by the coding sequence ATGGCGTTCGACTCCACCCCGTTGCGGGTCGAGGTCGTCAGCGCCGAAGGCCTCATCTGGGAAGGCGACGCTGTGCAGGTGATCGCCCGCACGACCGAGGGCGACATCGGCATCATGGCGAACCACGAGCCCTTCCTGGGCATCCTGGTCCCCGGCGCCGCCGAGGTGTTCACCACCGAGGGCAAGCGTGAGGTCGTGGCCGTCGACGGCGGGTTCATGTCGGTGTCCGACAACCGTGTGTCGCTGCTGAACGGTTACGCACGCATGGCTCGCGAGATCTCGCTGCCCGAGGCCGAGAGCGAGCTGGCCAAGGCCCAGCTCGCCCTCGAGGAGGGTGACGTGAGCACCGAGACGATGCAGCACTACCATCGAGCCAGTGCGCAGGTGCGAGCCGCCCAGAAGGCGGCCGGCCGCAACTGA
- a CDS encoding AI-2E family transporter: protein MTPSTLPDPQEDPREESAPESPSSAAPAPAPAQVPPEAVTTAAPPRKWWRRLRRTSQLTPADPERELAAMAIPAGPTSLLYRSPFQIGFLITLGGLVAFGLLGAVVALQGVLILGVLSLFLALGLNPLVEALHRAGAPRGLAVAIVALSLVVLIGLGAWAVLPLLTDQVNILIQNTPGYLQGLRENPQVAEFDRQYDVINRVSQMFTSGAWVEGLFGGILGAGAAIANVVFSVVVTLVLTLWFLASLPSIKETIYQLAPASRRPRVKYLAGEMFRRIGGYMSGLFTVVLLATGSAFVLLNAVGLGSLSLALAVVVAMFAFIPLVGPTISMLIVSLVAFSNDTTTGIITLVFFIVYQQVDAYLLQPRIFQKSVNVPGPLIVLAAISGGVLFGIAGALLAIPTVASLLLVYREVIVPALDRA, encoded by the coding sequence GTGACCCCGTCCACCCTGCCCGACCCGCAGGAGGACCCGCGCGAGGAGTCCGCGCCCGAGTCCCCGTCGTCGGCCGCGCCCGCCCCGGCCCCTGCCCAGGTCCCGCCCGAGGCCGTCACCACGGCCGCCCCGCCCCGCAAGTGGTGGCGCAGGCTGCGTCGCACCAGCCAACTCACCCCCGCCGACCCCGAGCGTGAGCTCGCGGCGATGGCGATCCCCGCGGGCCCCACGAGCCTGCTCTACCGCTCGCCCTTCCAGATCGGCTTCCTGATCACGCTGGGCGGGTTGGTGGCGTTCGGGCTGCTGGGCGCCGTCGTGGCCCTGCAGGGCGTGCTGATCCTCGGCGTCCTGTCCCTGTTCCTGGCCCTCGGCCTCAACCCGCTGGTCGAGGCCCTCCACCGCGCCGGCGCACCCCGCGGCCTGGCCGTGGCCATCGTCGCGCTGTCCCTGGTGGTCCTCATCGGGCTGGGCGCCTGGGCCGTGCTGCCGCTGCTGACCGACCAGGTCAACATCCTGATCCAGAATACGCCCGGGTACCTCCAGGGCCTCCGCGAGAACCCCCAGGTCGCCGAGTTCGACCGCCAGTACGACGTGATCAACCGGGTGAGCCAGATGTTCACCTCCGGGGCCTGGGTCGAGGGGCTCTTCGGCGGCATCCTCGGCGCCGGCGCGGCGATCGCCAACGTCGTGTTCAGCGTCGTCGTGACGCTGGTGCTGACCCTGTGGTTCCTCGCCTCGCTGCCCTCGATCAAGGAGACCATCTACCAGCTCGCCCCGGCCTCGCGCCGCCCGCGGGTGAAGTACCTGGCCGGCGAGATGTTCCGCCGGATCGGGGGCTACATGTCGGGCCTGTTCACCGTGGTCCTGCTCGCGACCGGGTCGGCCTTCGTCCTCCTCAACGCCGTGGGGCTCGGCTCGCTGTCGCTGGCCCTGGCGGTCGTCGTGGCGATGTTCGCCTTCATCCCCCTGGTCGGCCCCACGATCTCCATGCTCATCGTGAGCCTGGTCGCGTTCTCCAACGACACCACCACCGGCATCATCACGCTGGTGTTCTTCATCGTCTACCAGCAGGTGGACGCCTACCTGCTCCAGCCGCGGATCTTCCAGAAGTCCGTCAACGTCCCCGGCCCCCTGATCGTGCTGGCCGCCATCAGCGGCGGCGTGCTGTTCGGCATCGCCGGGGCGCTCCTGGCGATCCCCACCGTGGCCTCGCTGCTGCTGGTCTACCGCGAGGTCATCGTCCCGGCGCTCGACCGCGCCTGA
- a CDS encoding cob(I)yrinic acid a,c-diamide adenosyltransferase, with protein sequence MVNLTRIYTRTGDAGTTRLSDMSTARKTDLRVEAYGHVDEANAAVGLAVTLGGLPDAVVGVLREVSNELFDVGADLSNPLVTEPKWEPLRITQGSIDRLEAWCDEFSEPLPDLVSFILPGGTPGAAYLHLARTVVRRAERAGWAAADAYGLEATDGEEPGGVNVLALTYLNRLSDLLFILGRAANEGVGDVLWIPGKDREPLGERARRQREKIERAQG encoded by the coding sequence ATGGTCAACTTGACGCGCATCTACACCCGCACCGGCGACGCCGGGACGACCCGCCTCTCCGACATGTCGACGGCGCGGAAGACCGACCTGCGCGTCGAGGCGTACGGGCACGTGGACGAGGCGAACGCGGCCGTGGGGCTGGCCGTCACGCTGGGCGGGCTGCCCGATGCGGTCGTGGGCGTGCTGCGCGAGGTCAGCAACGAGCTGTTCGACGTCGGGGCGGACCTGTCCAACCCGCTGGTCACCGAGCCGAAGTGGGAGCCCCTGCGCATCACGCAGGGCAGCATCGACCGGCTCGAGGCCTGGTGCGACGAGTTCTCCGAGCCCCTGCCCGACCTGGTCTCGTTCATCCTGCCCGGGGGGACGCCGGGGGCCGCGTACCTGCACCTCGCCCGGACCGTGGTCCGTCGCGCCGAGCGCGCGGGCTGGGCCGCGGCCGACGCCTACGGTCTGGAGGCCACCGACGGAGAGGAGCCCGGCGGCGTCAACGTCCTGGCGCTCACCTACCTCAACCGGCTGAGCGACCTGTTGTTCATCCTCGGGCGGGCCGCCAACGAGGGCGTGGGCGACGTGCTGTGGATCCCGGGCAAGGACCGCGAGCCGCTCGGCGAGCGCGCGCGTCGGCAGCGGGAGAAGATCGAGAGGGCCCAGGGCTAG
- the mce gene encoding methylmalonyl-CoA epimerase translates to MGAMDNTDLFVCIDHVGLAVPNLDEAIKLHTEVFGWRVLHRETNEQQGVEEAMLGTGDQHVENAQIQLLAPLSEQSTIGKWLAKNGGRGGIQQLAYRVKDIDAVCATLRERGVTLLYDEPKIGTGGSRIQFAHPKSTGGVLLELVEPAADAAH, encoded by the coding sequence ATGGGGGCCATGGACAACACCGATCTGTTTGTGTGCATCGACCACGTCGGCCTCGCGGTTCCGAACCTCGACGAGGCCATCAAGCTCCACACCGAGGTCTTCGGCTGGCGCGTGCTCCACCGCGAGACCAACGAGCAGCAGGGCGTCGAGGAGGCGATGCTGGGTACTGGCGACCAGCACGTCGAGAACGCCCAGATCCAGCTGCTCGCCCCCCTGTCCGAGCAGTCGACCATCGGCAAGTGGCTCGCCAAGAACGGCGGACGCGGTGGCATCCAGCAGCTGGCCTACCGCGTCAAGGACATCGACGCCGTGTGCGCGACCCTGCGCGAGCGTGGGGTGACCCTGCTGTACGACGAGCCGAAGATCGGCACCGGCGGCTCCCGCATCCAGTTCGCGCACCCCAAGAGCACCGGCGGCGTCCTGCTCGAGCTCGTCGAGCCGGCCGCCGACGCCGCCCACTGA
- a CDS encoding PH domain-containing protein codes for MALLSRFLRPEASRRMLVDEGEFIVDEVTRHWVTRVVPVLIVIAGMACFAVMPLLGAGWWVGLLLGLGLGGYGFYRIHLEFMDRFVITNMRVFRVHGIVDQHMATMPIARILDISVRQTFLGQLLGYGHFVFESAAQDQGLKQINFVPHIERRDLTIQRVIQRAGLRARMEPVDEFDGV; via the coding sequence ATGGCGCTCCTGTCGCGATTCCTGCGCCCCGAGGCGTCGCGCCGGATGCTGGTCGACGAGGGCGAGTTCATCGTCGACGAGGTCACGCGCCACTGGGTGACACGCGTGGTCCCCGTGCTCATCGTCATCGCCGGCATGGCGTGCTTCGCCGTCATGCCGCTGCTCGGCGCCGGCTGGTGGGTCGGCCTGCTGCTCGGCCTGGGGTTGGGCGGGTACGGCTTCTACCGGATCCACCTCGAGTTCATGGACCGCTTCGTCATCACGAACATGCGGGTGTTCCGCGTGCACGGCATCGTCGACCAGCACATGGCGACGATGCCGATCGCGCGCATCCTCGACATCTCGGTGCGCCAGACGTTCCTGGGCCAGCTCCTCGGCTACGGCCACTTCGTCTTCGAGTCGGCGGCGCAGGACCAGGGCCTGAAGCAGATCAACTTCGTGCCGCACATCGAGCGGCGCGACCTCACGATCCAGCGCGTCATCCAGCGCGCCGGCCTGCGCGCCCGGATGGAGCCCGTCGACGAGTTCGACGGCGTCTGA
- a CDS encoding alpha/beta fold hydrolase: MELHTTTIGRGTPRVAYLHGLLGQGKNLATVAKAVSASDPGLLYDLPNHGRSPWTEGFGYASMADAVAADLRDRLGHGTPVTVLGHSMGGKTAMALALRHPDLVRGLVVADIAPDDSSHGYGFHRLIGALKDLPLDRVGSRQDADDLLAPSVRDAGVRSFLLQNLYRTPQGWGWRANLDLLAESLPLISGWPAGVRGTYDGPVLWLRGADSGYVTEEHVPVMKELFPRARLVTIKNAGHWLHADQPEAVAQSVGMFLASLRPQLSA, translated from the coding sequence GTGGAGCTGCACACCACCACCATCGGTCGAGGGACGCCGCGGGTCGCCTACCTGCATGGACTGCTGGGCCAGGGCAAGAACCTGGCCACGGTCGCCAAGGCCGTCTCGGCGTCCGACCCCGGCCTGCTGTACGACCTGCCCAACCACGGCCGCAGCCCCTGGACCGAGGGCTTCGGCTACGCCTCGATGGCGGACGCCGTGGCCGCCGACCTGCGCGACCGGCTCGGCCACGGTACCCCGGTCACCGTGCTCGGGCACTCGATGGGCGGGAAGACCGCGATGGCGCTGGCGCTGCGGCACCCCGACCTCGTCCGGGGCCTCGTGGTGGCCGACATCGCGCCCGACGACTCCTCGCACGGCTACGGCTTCCACCGCCTCATCGGCGCCCTGAAGGACCTCCCCCTCGACCGCGTGGGCAGCCGGCAGGACGCGGACGACCTGCTCGCCCCGTCCGTGCGCGACGCCGGAGTGCGTTCGTTCCTGCTGCAGAACCTGTACCGGACGCCGCAGGGCTGGGGCTGGCGCGCCAACCTGGACCTGCTGGCCGAGTCGCTGCCGTTGATCAGCGGCTGGCCCGCCGGCGTCCGGGGCACCTACGACGGGCCCGTGCTGTGGCTGCGCGGGGCCGACTCCGGGTACGTGACGGAGGAGCACGTCCCGGTCATGAAGGAGCTGTTCCCGCGCGCCCGGCTGGTGACCATCAAGAACGCCGGGCACTGGCTGCACGCCGACCAGCCCGAGGCGGTCGCCCAGTCGGTCGGGATGTTCCTGGCCAGCCTGCGGCCCCAGCTCAGCGCGTGA
- the nucS gene encoding endonuclease NucS, with protein sequence MRLMIARCQVDYAGRLSAHLPMATRLILLKADGSISIHADDRAYKPLNWMNPPCSITMRDADPADPDQAGLAQRWEVANKDGDKLVVSIAEVLHDSSHELGVDPGLVKDGVEAHLQALLADNPATFGEGWTLVRREHMTAIGPVDILFRDADGAHVAVEVKRRGEIDGVEQLSRYLELLNADPHLRPVQGVFAAQQIKPQARVVAAARGINCVTVDYDALRGIDDAEDRLF encoded by the coding sequence GTGCGTCTCATGATTGCCCGCTGCCAGGTCGACTACGCCGGCCGCCTATCGGCGCACCTGCCGATGGCGACGCGGCTGATCCTGCTCAAGGCCGACGGCTCGATCTCGATCCACGCCGACGACCGCGCCTACAAGCCGCTGAACTGGATGAACCCGCCCTGCTCGATCACGATGCGGGACGCCGACCCGGCCGACCCCGACCAGGCCGGCCTGGCGCAGCGCTGGGAGGTCGCGAACAAGGACGGTGACAAGCTGGTCGTCTCGATCGCCGAGGTGCTGCACGACAGCTCCCACGAGCTGGGCGTCGACCCGGGTCTGGTCAAGGACGGCGTGGAGGCGCACCTGCAGGCGCTGCTGGCCGACAACCCCGCCACGTTCGGCGAGGGCTGGACGCTGGTCCGGCGCGAGCACATGACCGCGATCGGCCCGGTCGACATCCTGTTCCGCGACGCCGACGGCGCGCACGTGGCCGTCGAGGTGAAGCGGCGCGGCGAGATCGACGGGGTGGAGCAGCTGTCGCGCTACCTGGAGCTGCTCAACGCCGACCCGCACCTGCGGCCGGTGCAGGGTGTCTTCGCCGCGCAGCAGATCAAGCCGCAGGCGCGCGTGGTCGCGGCGGCGCGGGGGATCAACTGCGTGACGGTCGACTACGACGCGCTGCGCGGGATCGACGACGCCGAGGACCGCCTGTTCTAG
- a CDS encoding tetratricopeptide repeat protein: protein MTSVPFRGGAIDLSALKPAPPAPAGAVWWVEADDRSFESHLAQSMQHPLVVEFWSPRAPNAAQLSADLKSLANEAAGAYLLVRVNVDEAPTVAQALQVTAVPMVVGVVAGQLAPMFQGTTDKAQAKAVIDQLVMLAHQNGLSGRAQPIIADPEAAAGPDPRFEAADAALDRGDFAAAVEEFDKLLAANPADAEASAGRAQASLMVRLGGANPADVQARAAADPADVDAQMAMADLEVAGGQLEPAFARLVEAVRLNAGPARDKARTRLLELFETVGHADPAVLTARRNLTTALF, encoded by the coding sequence ATGACTTCTGTGCCGTTCCGTGGTGGAGCCATCGACCTGTCCGCGCTCAAGCCCGCCCCGCCCGCCCCCGCGGGTGCCGTGTGGTGGGTGGAGGCCGATGACCGCTCCTTCGAGTCCCACCTCGCCCAGTCGATGCAGCACCCCCTCGTGGTCGAGTTCTGGTCGCCGCGCGCGCCGAACGCCGCCCAACTGTCGGCTGACCTCAAGAGCCTGGCCAACGAGGCCGCGGGTGCGTACCTGCTCGTGCGGGTGAACGTGGACGAGGCGCCCACCGTGGCGCAGGCCCTGCAGGTCACCGCCGTACCCATGGTCGTCGGCGTGGTCGCCGGACAACTCGCCCCGATGTTCCAGGGCACCACGGACAAGGCGCAGGCCAAGGCGGTCATCGACCAGCTGGTCATGCTGGCCCACCAGAACGGCCTGTCCGGCCGCGCGCAGCCGATCATCGCCGACCCCGAGGCCGCCGCCGGGCCGGACCCCCGCTTCGAGGCCGCCGACGCGGCCCTCGACCGCGGCGACTTCGCCGCGGCCGTGGAGGAGTTCGACAAGCTGCTGGCCGCCAACCCGGCCGACGCCGAGGCGTCCGCGGGCCGGGCGCAGGCGAGCCTCATGGTGCGGCTGGGCGGCGCGAACCCCGCCGACGTGCAGGCGAGAGCGGCCGCCGACCCGGCCGATGTGGACGCCCAGATGGCCATGGCCGACCTCGAGGTCGCCGGCGGCCAGCTGGAGCCGGCCTTCGCCCGCCTGGTCGAGGCCGTGCGGCTCAACGCCGGGCCCGCGCGCGACAAGGCGCGCACCCGCCTGCTGGAGCTGTTCGAGACCGTCGGCCACGCCGACCCCGCCGTGCTGACCGCCCGGCGGAACCTGACGACCGCGCTGTTCTGA
- a CDS encoding DivIVA domain-containing protein, translating to MTHEQDHHGLDLFDENASAVRGFPNAMLGYDKKAVDEYIRDLERQLSLAKHQMREVQRELTAANLRVDDTDFSKLGAHTANLLKVAEAQAGDLMQKARSRAESMLEEARVEAERTRNEAAQTAEAARQEGIASIKVLRTDLERQTTQELDAARTEAKGLREAADTHHSIVLADAEQKANALVEGARREAAAIKEAAEREAAEARAAAAAAHEQALATFHTEHAAVSEKMTTATAEARTRSEELLAALTQASEDLRGRLQSAWAEAEDIKAGAISEAAAIVAQARADAEDKLTETDAELAARNDRLKQDNRLLRQRKQALLTQLAQLSSLATETASEFPEDEATGPIPAALVAEPEVGGDEAVDETPEDQDGQ from the coding sequence GTGACCCACGAGCAAGACCACCACGGACTCGACCTGTTCGACGAGAACGCGAGCGCCGTCCGCGGCTTCCCCAACGCGATGCTCGGTTACGACAAGAAGGCCGTCGACGAGTACATCCGCGACCTCGAGCGCCAGCTCTCCCTGGCCAAGCACCAGATGCGCGAGGTGCAGCGCGAGCTGACGGCGGCCAACCTCCGCGTCGACGACACCGATTTCAGCAAGCTGGGCGCCCACACCGCCAACCTGCTCAAGGTCGCCGAGGCCCAGGCCGGCGACCTCATGCAGAAGGCACGCTCCCGGGCCGAGTCGATGCTGGAGGAGGCGCGCGTCGAGGCCGAGCGCACCCGCAACGAGGCCGCCCAGACCGCCGAGGCCGCCCGGCAGGAGGGCATCGCCTCGATCAAGGTGCTCCGCACCGACCTCGAGCGCCAGACCACCCAGGAGCTGGACGCCGCCCGCACCGAGGCCAAGGGCCTGCGCGAGGCCGCCGACACCCACCACTCGATCGTGCTCGCCGACGCCGAGCAGAAGGCGAACGCCCTGGTCGAGGGCGCCAGGCGCGAGGCCGCCGCGATCAAGGAGGCCGCAGAGCGCGAGGCCGCCGAGGCGCGCGCCGCCGCCGCGGCCGCACACGAGCAGGCCCTCGCGACGTTCCACACCGAGCACGCCGCGGTGTCCGAGAAGATGACGACCGCGACGGCCGAGGCGCGCACGCGCTCGGAGGAGCTCCTCGCCGCCCTGACCCAGGCGTCGGAGGACCTGCGCGGTCGCCTCCAGTCCGCGTGGGCCGAGGCCGAGGACATCAAGGCCGGCGCGATCTCCGAGGCCGCCGCGATCGTCGCGCAGGCCCGCGCCGACGCCGAGGACAAGCTGACCGAGACCGACGCTGAGCTGGCCGCCCGCAACGACCGCCTCAAGCAGGACAACCGCCTCCTGCGCCAGCGCAAGCAGGCGCTGCTCACGCAGCTGGCCCAGCTGTCGAGCCTGGCCACCGAGACGGCCAGCGAGTTCCCCGAGGACGAGGCCACCGGCCCGATCCCGGCCGCCCTGGTCGCCGAGCCCGAGGTGGGCGGCGACGAGGCCGTCGACGAGACCCCCGAGGACCAGGACGGTCAGTGA
- a CDS encoding DUF2550 domain-containing protein, translating into MAVGLLAAVLLIPVVWLIVRRRWLAGRGRVFECSLRRSGTTSSGWTLGVARFRDEDLEWYRVFSLSLRPKVVFHRHETRVLRVRTPEPGEAAELYDGHVVTELGGAHEGTMLAMDRQDLTAFSSWTEAGRPGGP; encoded by the coding sequence ATGGCGGTCGGTCTGCTGGCCGCGGTGCTGCTCATCCCCGTTGTCTGGCTCATCGTCCGGCGGCGCTGGCTCGCCGGGCGCGGACGGGTCTTCGAGTGCTCCCTGCGGCGCAGCGGCACCACGTCCTCCGGCTGGACCCTCGGGGTCGCCCGCTTCCGGGACGAGGACCTCGAGTGGTACCGGGTGTTCAGCCTCTCGTTGCGCCCGAAGGTGGTCTTCCACCGGCACGAGACCAGGGTCCTGCGCGTGCGCACCCCTGAGCCCGGCGAGGCGGCCGAGCTCTACGACGGCCACGTCGTGACCGAGCTGGGCGGCGCCCACGAGGGCACGATGCTGGCGATGGACCGCCAGGACCTGACCGCCTTCTCCTCCTGGACCGAGGCGGGACGCCCAGGCGGCCCCTAG